A region from the Lolium perenne isolate Kyuss_39 chromosome 4, Kyuss_2.0, whole genome shotgun sequence genome encodes:
- the LOC127292271 gene encoding photosystem I reaction center subunit II, chloroplastic — MAMATQASAATRHLITAAWSPSSKPRANSLSIPSTRGPAPLCAAAPETPAPATKEAEPAPAGFVPPQLDPATPSPIFGGSTGGLLRKAQVEEFYVITWTSPKEQVFEMPTGGAAIMREGPNLLKLARKEQCLALGNRLRSKYKIAYQFYRVFPNGEVQYLHPKDGVYPEKVNAGRQGVGQNFRSIGKNVSPIEVKFTGKNTFDV; from the coding sequence ATGGCCATGGCCACGCAAGCCTCGGCGGCGACGCGCCACCTGATCACCGCGGCCTGGTCGCCCTCCTCCAAGCCCCGCGCCAACTCTCTCTCCATCCCCTCCACCCGCGGCCCCGCCCCGCTCTGCGCCGCCGCCCCGGAGACGCCCGCGCCCGCCACCAAAGAAGCCGAGCCCGCGCCCGCCGGCTTCGTCCCGCCGCAGCTCGACCCCGCCACGCCGTCcccgatcttcggcggcagcacgGGCGGGCTCCTCCGCAAGGCGCAGGTCGAGGAGTTCTACGTCATCACCTGGACCTCCCCCAAGGAGCAGGTCTTCGAGATGCCCACCGGCGGCGCCGCCATCATGCGGGAGGGACCCAACCTCCTCAAGCTCGCCCGCAAGGAGCAGTGCCTCGCCCTCGGCAACAGGCTCCGCTCCAAGTACAAGATCGCCTACCAGTTCTACCGCGTCTTCCCCAACGGCGAGGTGCAGTACCTCCACCCCAAGGACGGCGTCTACCCCGAGAAGGTCAACGCCGGTAGGCAGGGCGTGGGCCAGAACTTCCGCAGCATCGGCAAGAACGTCAGCCCCATCGAGGTCAAGTTCACCGGCAAGAACACCTTCGACGTCTAA
- the LOC127292273 gene encoding uncharacterized protein isoform X1 codes for MDLEVKEPRPSSEPNLFLQWGSRKRLRCVKTREDGSPSPARSEVVRRTIPRVNRPLLGGDVAQFRSPRRPSTLHRRKSEALVGETRQSISVSPDKDRYYSTRGSPFTFEGNGFEFNGGVEEKGNTALPRFFISLSNKEKEEDFMVMKGCKLPQRPKKRPKLMQKCLLTVCPGAWLSDLTHERYEVREKKSSKKRARGLKALCMESDSE; via the exons ATGGATCTGGAGGTCAAGGAGCCAAGGCCGTCCAGCGAGCCAAACCTCTTCCTGCAATGGGGCAGCCGGAAGCGGCTTCGCTGCGTCAAGACGCGCGAAGATGGCTCGCCGTCGCCAGCTCGGTCTGAGGTGGTTAGACGCACCATACCCCGGGTGAATCGGCCCCTTCTGGGAGGCGATGTTGCGCAGTTTCGTTCACCGCGGCGCCCTAGCACTCTCCACCGAAG GAAATCTGAGGCTCTGGTGGGTGAGACCAGGCAGTCCATATCGGTCTCGCCGGACAAGGACCGGTATTACTCCACCAGGGGCTCCCCGTTTACTTTTGAGGGGAATGGCTTTGAGTTCAATGGTGGAGTGGAGGAGAAGGGCAACACTGCTCTGCCAAGATTCTTCATCTCATTGTCCaacaaggagaaagaggaggactTCATGGTAATGAAGGGCTGCAAGCTCCCACAGAGGCCTAAGAAGAGGCCCAagttgatgcagaagtgcttgctT ACGGTGTGCCCAGGAGCATGGCTGTCAGATTTGACCCATGAGAGGTATGAAGTTAGAGAGAAGAAGAGTTCCAAAAAG AGGGCTAGAGGACTGAAGGCTCTGTGCATGGAGAGTGATTCAGAGTAG
- the LOC127292273 gene encoding uncharacterized protein isoform X2, protein MDLEVKEPRPSSEPNLFLQWGSRKRLRCVKTREDGSPSPARSEVVRRTIPRVNRPLLGGDVAQFRSPRRPSTLHRRKSEALVGETRQSISVSPDKDRYYSTRGSPFTFEGNGFEFNGGVEEKGNTALPRFFISLSNKEKEEDFMVMKGCKLPQRPKKRPKLMQKCLLTVCPGAWLSDLTHERYEVREKKSSKKRARGLKALCMESDSE, encoded by the exons ATGGATCTGGAGGTCAAGGAGCCAAGGCCGTCCAGCGAGCCAAACCTCTTCCTGCAATGGGGCAGCCGGAAGCGGCTTCGCTGCGTCAAGACGCGCGAAGATGGCTCGCCGTCGCCAGCTCGGTCTGAGGTGGTTAGACGCACCATACCCCGGGTGAATCGGCCCCTTCTGGGAGGCGATGTTGCGCAGTTTCGTTCACCGCGGCGCCCTAGCACTCTCCACCGAAG GAAATCTGAGGCTCTGGTGGGTGAGACCAGGCAGTCCATATCGGTCTCGCCGGACAAGGACCGGTATTACTCCACCAGGGGCTCCCCGTTTACTTTTGAGGGGAATGGCTTTGAGTTCAATGGTGGAGTGGAGGAGAAGGGCAACACTGCTCTGCCAAGATTCTTCATCTCATTGTCCaacaaggagaaagaggaggactTCATGGTAATGAAGGGCTGCAAGCTCCCACAGAGGCCTAAGAAGAGGCCCAagttgatgcagaagtgcttgctT ACGGTGTGCCCAGGAGCATGGCTGTCAGATTTGACCCATGAGAGGTATGAAGTTAGAGAGAAGAAGAGTTCCAAAAAG